A single window of Aphidius gifuensis isolate YNYX2018 linkage group LG1, ASM1490517v1, whole genome shotgun sequence DNA harbors:
- the LOC122859286 gene encoding protein ALP1-like — translation MGDQIKMENIDLQEMEEAEIIDVHKAALMVVKAMQLVHLIFEDDDSSSNDEDEEEKELLAYVAQASSRNNRGDSLEELFPRFSAEQFENYFHMTVEAYETLEREIGPLLRSNDCNTGRPQTIIKKQILPSLWLLAKTETYSAAQELFGMSKSSLSRNFERLVVALNQISSRLIAWPTKERRQIIKKKFEEAGGLPNNIGAIDAVYIPIKAPKKDKEIFMTRENGYAFTAQGICDSDYKFIDVFVGYPGSFNDTIIFKNSPIHEDVLEKKDEFFDDGEYIIGDEAYSILDWCVPRYIDNEYLTTEEKYFNDAHLEQSKFIRKSWAALFGRYERLKYLDMNRNDLIPPTVLACCVLHNICMDHEKNKFEYYASRGDESLLFPDIDEDEVVEQNDAGVKFRCELNKQIILIDK, via the exons ATGGgagatcaaataaaaatggaaaatatagaTTTGCAAGAAATGGAAGAAGCAGAAATAATa gaTGTGCATAAAGCTGCCTTGATGGTTGTAAAAGCAATGCAACTAGTACATCTTATTTTTGAAgatgatgattcatcaagtAATGATGAGGATGAAGAAGAGAAAGAACTTCTTGCTTATGTTGCTCAAGCTTCATCTCGAAATAACAGAGGAGATTCTTTAGAAGAATTGTTTCCTCGTTTTTCAGCtgaacaatttgaaaattattttcatatgacTGTTGAAGCTTATGAAACATTAGAACGAGAAATTGGACCATTATTAAGATCAAATGATTGTAACACTGGAAGACcacaaacaattattaaaaaacaaattttaccaTCATTATGGCTTTTAGCTAAAACAGAAACATACAG tgcAGCTCAAGAACTTTTTGGAATGTCAAAGTCTTCATTGTCTAGAAATTTTGAAAGACTTGTTGTAGCACTTAATCAAATTTCATCACGTTTAATAGCATGGCCAACAAAAGAAAGAcgtcaaataattaaaaaaaaatttgaagaagCAGGTGGTTTACCAAATAACATTGGAGCTATTGATGCAGTATATATACCAATAAAAGCACcaaaaaaagacaaagaaatatttatgacAAGAGAAAATGGTTATGCATTTACTGCCCAAGGAATATGTGATtctgattataaatttattgatgtatttGTTGGCTATCCAGGATCATTTAatgatacaataatatttaaaaattcaccaaTTCATGAAGatgtacttgaaaaaaaagatgaattttttgatgatggtGAATATATTATTGGTGATGAGGCATATTCAATACTTGATTGGTGTGTTCCACGTTATATTGacaatgaatatttaacaacagaagaaaaatattttaatgatgctCATCTTGAACAATCAAAATTCATAAGAAAATCATGGGCAGCACTTTTTGGTCGTTATGAAAGATTAAAGTATCTTGATATGAACAGAAATGATTTAATTCCTCCAACTGTTTTAGCATGTTGTGTTTTACACAATATATGCATggatcatgaaaaaaataaatttgaatactATGCAAGTCGTGGtgatgaatcattattatttccagATATTGATGAGGATGAAGTTGTCGAACAAAATGATGCAGGAGTTAAATTCAGAtgtgaattaaataaacaaataattttaattgataaataa
- the LOC122859294 gene encoding uncharacterized protein LOC122859294 — MYLRKMSTCSFSKETHTPVIDNKSKELVFENGKLVLHEKSTNTIVYADLTESLVNTYNLSKFLKIIPPQIDNQSSTMNATKKLCTGNNNVVVLHKEQPPRTLPVPAPAPTPAPASASAQQQLQKQPPPPPSNNLVEKEIIEYTKKKFIVINPNTGRVIAVMGADDKKPNGTTVTSSTSSVLKTPSVLKPPIASKTSNKKTVNQASGSGNGTVSSTGTTKKRATWTTDATLSLINCYRQIDVLKIRNESIWRKINEAMKTKNYSFTSTQCKDRFYYLKSEYIKKLDNMKNDNKETEEITFDYYDEFNEIFGTMPSDIPEYAVSSRRSCLLSVGEIEEPQKDDKPTPKYKKRKLTNVDKLFKKTNENRERRESRHREKIELQKKALSELKIATELLKQALENKI, encoded by the exons ATGTATTTAAGAAAAATGTCTACATGttcattttcaaaagaaaCACACACTCCAGTAATTGATAACAAGTCAAAAGAGCTTGTTTTTGAGAATGGAAAATTAGTATTACATGAAAAATCAA caaatacaattgtttatgCTGATTTAACAGAGAGTTTAGTTAACACATATAATCTATCCaagtttctaaaaataattccaccacaaattgataatcaatcatcaacaatgaatgccactaaaaaattatgtactggtaataataatgttgttgtATTGCATAAAGAACAACCACCACGAACACTACCAGTACCAGCACCAGCACCAACGCCAGCACCAGCATCAGCATCAGcacaacaacaactacaaaaacaaccaccaccacctccatctaataatttagttgaaaaagaaataattgagtatacaaaaaaaaaattcatagtgATAAATCCAAATACAGGACGTGTCATAGCTGTTATGGGTGCTGATGATAAAAAACCTAATGGAACAACTGTAACATCAAGTACATCAAGTGTATTAAAAACACCAAGTGTATTAAAACCACCAATTGCatcaaaaacatcaaataaaaaaactgttaATCAAGCATCTGGTAGTGGTAATGGAACAGTAAGCTCAACAGGAACAACTAAAAAACGAGCAACTTGGACAACTGATGCAACACTTAGTCTCATTAATTGTTATCGACAAATAgatgtattaaaaatacgtAATGAATCAATTTGgcgaaaaataaatgaagctatgaaaactaaaaattattcatttacatCAACACAATGTAAAGatcgtttttattatttaaaaagtgaatatattaaaaaacttgataatatgaaaaatgacaATAAGGAGACTGAAGAAATAAcatttgattattatgatgaatttaatgaaatattcgGTACAATGCCAAGTGATATACCAGAATATGCTGTATCATCAAGACGTAGTTGTTTATTATCAGTTGGTGAAATTGAAGAACCACAAAAAGATGATAAACCAAcaccaaaatataaaaaaagaaaattaacaaatgttgataaattatttaaaaaaacaaatgaaaatcgTGAACGACGTGAAAGTCGTCATCGTGAAAAAATAGaactacaaaaaaaagcactttctgaattaaaaattgcaaCTGAACTTTTAAAACAagcattagaaaataaaatttaa
- the LOC122859331 gene encoding histone deacetylase complex subunit SAP18 — protein sequence MAAALESMVVDEKQLPEKPVNREKTCPLLLRVFCNTGRHHNIMDYSRGNVPSNELQIYTWMDATLREITGLVKEVNPDARNKGTYFDFSLVTPELRNSGYRMREIGVTCSGQKGADDNKTLAQARFTIGDYLDISITPPNRVQPAIRRTGIRQY from the exons ATGGCTGCTGCTTTGGAATCAATGgttgttgatgaaaaacaattacCAGAAAAACCAGTTAATCGTGAAAaa aCATGTCCATTACTTTTGAGAGTATTTTGCAATACTGGTCGTCATCACAATATCATGGACTACAGCAGAGGCAATGTACCTTCAAATGAATTACAAATATACACATGGATGGATGCAACATTACGTGAAATAACTGGTCTTGTTAAAGAAGTTAATCCAGATGCAAGAAACAAGGGtacatattttgatttttctctTGTAACACCAGAATTAAGAAATTCTGGTTACAGAATGAGAGAAATTGGTGTTACATGTTCTGGTCAAAAAGGTGCTGATGACAACAAAACACTTGCACAAGcaag atttacaATTGGTGATTACTTGGACATTTCCATTACTCCACCAAACAGAGTTCAACCAGCAATCAGACGAACTGGCATTAGACAgtactga
- the LOC122861171 gene encoding 2-oxoglutarate dehydrogenase, mitochondrial-like: MTADDHSAFGNVTSTSTKSFEDQSTYVNHQSSSCCVPDVDATIRAYQARGHLIANTDPLGIQNPESANLQGTSNLAPAVVVRDHLKGMTDADMDKEFPLGSLTVIGGEKKQLPLREIIMRLNNVYTGHIGLEYTYIPDLEVLDWLRNKFEIPGAWELSADHRKSIWMNLMKAVTFESYLAKKYGSEKRFGLEGCESFVPAIVQCFETSSELGVEAFVIGQAHRGRLNTLVNICAKPMYQLFVQFNPLSIEGFGSGDVKYHLGTHSETLLERTGKTIRVAMLGNPSHLEAVAPLVVGRVRAEQVAHGDSKGDKSMAVIVHGDAAYAGQGVCYETMHLTNLPDYTTGGVIHAVINNQIGFTTDPRYSRSSAHCTDVARVVNAPIFHVHADDPDLVAYCAKTAAEYRQKYKNDVILDIVGYRRNGHNEMDEPMLTQPLMYKRIKSHPNVLTIYSERLIKDGVIDEAFIKQETDKYLDHCDSEHKKAQSISVMQMKDWHDVPWTEFFANQSPKNKIPSTGIDKSLIDKICTAFSTKPEGIEPHGQVFRVLERRKKLMSQQQADWAMGEALAISSLLKEGHHVRLSGQDSERGTFSHRIHIIHDQNTDKTWKNMLNNIFPDQALYTVTNSPLSEYGVLGFELGYSAYDHNTLTIWEAQFGDFANNCQVVIDSFLCSGQSKWGRQVGLVLLLPHGMEGQGPEHSSARLERFLQLCDDDLTQIPCEGSSDNFDDIMTQQLFEINWIICNLTTPANIFHALRRQIIMPFRKPLVIMTPKSLLRHPMAQSNLSEFETGTTFQPIYQDPTTTPNTIKKVLFCSGKVYYDILEVRKERNLENDIAIVRIEQICPFPYHLIAKDFSRFSNVKVMWLQEEHKNQGAYHYVRDRLSMALCLPLEEITYGGRPVSAAPATGSKVINKEEKQEMIEMAMKID; the protein is encoded by the exons atgACAGCTGATGATCACTCAGCATTTGGAAATGTAACATCAACTTCAACAAAAAGctttg AAGATCAAAGTACGTATGTTAATCATCAGAGTTCCAGTTGTTGTGTTCCAGATGTTGATGCAACCATTCGGGCATATCAA gcACGAGGACACTTGATAGCCAACACAGATCCACTTGGAATTCAAAATCCAGAATCTGCAAATTTACAAGGTACATCAAATCTTGCTCCGGCTGTTGTTGTTCGTGATCATCTCAAAGGAATGACTGATGCTGACATGGATAAAGAATTTCCACTTGGTTCATTAACAGTCATAggtggtgaaaaaaaacaacttccACTTCGTGAAATTATCATGAGACTCAACAATGTCTACACTGGACACATTGGTCTAGAGTACACATATATTCCTGACTTGGAAGTG tTGGACTggttgagaaataaatttgaaattccTGGAGCTTGGGAGCTATCAGCAGATCATCGAAAATCAATATGGATGAATTTAATGAAAGCAGTTACATTTGAGAGTTATTTGGCTAAAAAATATGGTAGTGAAAAACGTTTTGGACTTGAAGGATGTGAATCATTTGTTCCAGCAATTGTTCAATGTTTTGAGACATCATCTGAacttg gtGTTGAGGCTTTTGTAATTGGCCAAGCACATCGTGGACGTCTCAACACATTGGTAAACATTTGTGCAAAGCCAATGTATCAactttttgttcaatttaatCCACTGTCAATTGAAGGATTTGGATCAGGTGATGTTAAATATCACTTGGGTACTCATTCAGAAACTCTGCTTGAAAGAACTGGTAAAACAATTCGTGTTGCAATGCTGGGTAATCCATCACATTTAGAAGCTGTTGCTCCACTTGTTGTTGGTCGAGTACGAGCTGAACAAGTTGCTCATGGTGATTCAAAAGGTGACAAATCAATGGCTGTAATTGTTCATGGTGATGCTGCCTATGCTGGACAAGGTGTTTGTTATGAAACTATgcatttaacaaatttaccaGATTATACAACTGGTGGTGTTATTCATGCTGTTATCAATAATCAA attggATTTACAACAGATCCAAGATATTCTCGTTCAAGTGCTCATTGTACAGACGTTGCTAGAGTTGTTAATGCACCAATATTTCACGTGCATGCTGATGATCCAGATTTAGTTGCATATTGTGCTAAAACTGCAGCTGAGTAtcgtcaaaaatataaaaatgatgttaTTCTTGATATTGTTGGTTATCGAAGAAATGGACATAATGAAATGGATGAGCCAATGTTAACTCAGCCACTTAtgtataaaagaataaaatctCATCCAAATGTTCTTACTATTTACAGTGAACGATTAATTAAAGATGGTGTTATTGATGAAGCATTTATCAaacaa gaAACAGATAAATATTTGGATCATTGTGATTCAGAACATAAAAAAGCACAAAGTATAAGTGTAATGCAAATGAAAGATTGGCATGATGTACCTTGGACAGAATTTTTTGCAAATCAaagtccaaaaaataaaattccatcaACAGGAATTGATAAATCtttgattgataaaatttgtacAGCATTTTCAACAAAACCAGAAGGAATTGAACCACATGGACAAGTATTTAGAGTAttagaaagaagaaaaaaattaatgtcacaACAACAAGCTGATTGGGCAATGGGAGAAGCATTAGCTAtatcaagtttattaaaagaagGTCATCATGTACGTTTATCTGGTCAAGATTCTGAACGTGGAACATTTTCACATAGAATACATATTATTCATGATCAAAATACAGATAAAACTTGGAAAAAtatgttgaataatatttttcctgaTCAAGCACTTTATACTGTAACTAATTCACCACTTTCTGAATATGGAGTTTTAGGATTTGAACTTGGATACTCAGCTTATGATCACAATACATTGACAATTTGGGAAGCACAATTTGGTGATTTTGCAAATAATTGTcag gtgGTGATTGATTCATTTTTATGCTCAGGACAATCAAAATGGGGCAGACAAGTTGGACTTGTTTTACTCCTACCTCATGGAATGGAAGGACAAGGTCCTGAACACTCATCAGCAAGATTAGAAAGATTTTTACAACtttgtgatgatgatttaaCTCAAATTCCTTGTGAAGGTTcttctgataattttgatgatattatGACACAACAGctgtttgaaataaattggATCATATGTAATCTCACAACACcagcaaatatttttcatgctTTAAGAAGACAAATAATCATGCCTTTTCGTAAACCACtg gtTATCATGACACCAAAAAGTTTATTACGTCATCCAATGGCACAATCAAATCTCAGTGAATTTGAGACTGGAACAACTTTTCAACCAATTTATCAAGatccaacaacaacaccaaatactattaaaaaagtattattttgttcTGGGAAAGTGTATTATGATATTTTGGAAGtaagaaaagaaagaaatcTTGAAAATGATATTGCAATTGTTAGAATTGAACAGATATGTCCATTTCCATATCATTTAATTGCAAAAGACTTTTCAAGGTTTTCCAATGTCAAG GTGATGTGGCTTCAAGAAGAACACAAAAATCAAGGTGCATATCATTATGTTCGTGATAGATTATCAATGGCTTTATGTTTGCCCTTGGAAGAGATTACATATGGTGGTCGACCTGTTTCAGCAGCTCCAGCAACTGGTTCCAAGGTCataaataaagaagaaaaacaagAAATGATTGAAATGGCCATGAAAATtgactaa
- the LOC122861161 gene encoding phospholipid-transporting ATPase IF-like — MIIQQTWDFLTKSDTIHQYIDCCLDTKKSNASNFLEHRIFTIDPQNDPANTVFPRNRIKTNKYTLWNFIPKNLYEQFRRIANFYFLISALIALSIDSPVSPLTTFLPLIFVILVTAGKQAYEDFLRHCLDNKVNRMNVTVIRNKCTRTIYCEEIVVGDLVKVSRDEDIPCDIIILHTSEINGCCYVTTTNLDGETNLKTLQVPKVTMGKISKEIVGMKATVTCQHPRANLYEFYGKIEVQYTDDFSTGSLSIDNIILRGSRLKDTEFIIGTAVYTGRDTKLSLNSKFNPNKFSTAEKSINKSIIFFIFVLIMEIFISTIIKQLIYLINKPSWYLGINGSPTFFKILKDILNFTVLYNYIVPISLYVTVELQRFMGSFFFRWDLDMYDETNDLSALVNTSDLNEELGQIEYLFTDKTGTLTENLMIFRRCSIDGKIYMEKNCNGKLYLLPDDGNEKNSEKLTNWPSELWHFLMAISLCHSVHVAPPILMDSIALKRAAFRASFRQRSITRVNSSLLMHPDLPEYQAASADEKALVEATARCGVILTNNSGENIEIQVGEEIISFTRLEMLEFTSERKRMSVILQDDAGDVWLYTKGADSVMLPLIADGKLEESKAHLADFSKRGLRTLVVAFKKLKIQDYNTFSRSIEHVRQIVGPNRSINVSKVYNTIENKLHLLGITAVEDRLQENVEETLESLRQAGIKTWILTGDKAETAENISFSCGHFKNGTEILRLMNITTLQICYITLTSFERKLKLESYKQYGLMIDGTSMTIAYKNCPELLRIVAMTCESVVGCRMSPLQKSELVQLIKSSENKPLTAAIGDGGNDVSMIQEAHVGIGIMGREGRQATMSADFALAKFMHLEKAILVHGHWYYIRITTLTHYFFYKNIVFITPQFLFGLNSIFSTQALYTSVFLMGFNVLFTSLPVLMFGLLEQDYKSNELLRYPKLYQLNKRNYLMSTFHRISWLFTAIWHTFVIYFGTYTFWLMNPVNLNDGNAAGYYCYNTCIFHLIVIVTNMELLVRSSFWTIPFLASIFLSILSFFIVAIFYSSIDFQHVKHHDMYWVANKLFSSVSFWLLTIVIVFLCLIPDIMIIIYNRSRPVKLNYLDQKDILIKDTYSEWSVPSTQSKFCRLTPWRNHFCWRKSR; from the exons ATGATAATACAACAGACTTGGGATTTTTTAACCAAGAGTGATAcaattcatcaatatattgACTGTTGTTTGGAtacaaaaaa AAGCAATGCTTCAAATTTTCTCGAACATCgaatttttacaattgatCCACAAAATGATCCTGCAAATACAGTTTTTCCAAGGAAtcgaattaaaacaaataag tacaCATTGTGGAATTTTATACCAAAAAATTTGTACGAACAATTTCGAAGAAtagcaaatttttattttctcatatcAGCATTAATAGCATTGTCAATTGATTCACCAGTGTCACCATTAACAACATTTTTACCTTTGATATTTGTCATACTTGTAACAGCTGGTAAACAAGCATACGAAGATTTTTTGAGGCATTGTTTGGACAACAAAGTTAATCGTATGAATGTCACTGTTATTAGAAATAAATGTACACGA ACGATATACTGTGAAGAAATTGTCGTGGGTGACTTGGTAAAAGTCTCGAGAGATGAGGATATTCCTTGTGATATAATTATTCTACACACCAGTGAAATAAATGGCTGTTGTTatgtaacaacaacaaatttagatggtgaaacaaatttaaag actCTACAAGTACCAAAAGTCACAATGGGAAAAATTAGCAAAGAAATTGTTGGCATGAAAGCTACAGTAACTTGTCAACATCCTCGTgcaaatttatatgaattttatggaaaaattgaGGTACAATATACTGATGATTTTTCAACTGGttcattatcaattgataatattattttacgtgGTTCTCGTTTAAAAGATACTGAATTTATAATTGGTACAGCTGTTTATACTGGGAGAGATACTAAATTATCACTAAACTCAAAATTTaatccaaataaattttcaacagctgaaaaatcaataaataaaagtataattttttttatatttgtacttattatggaaatttttatatcaactataattaaacaattaatttatttaattaacaagcCATCTTGGTATCTCGGTATTAATGGCTCAccgacattttttaaaatactaaaagatatattaaattttactgttCTTTATAATTACATTGTTCCAATTTCTCTCTACGTTACTGttg AACTTCAAAGATTTATgggatcatttttttttcgttgggACTTGGACATGTACGATGAgacaaatgatttatcagcTCTTGTAAATACATCAGATTTGAATGAAGAACTTGGTCAAATTGAATATCTTTTTACTGATAAAACTGGAACATTGactgaaaatttaatgatttttcgaAGATGTTCAATTGAtggtaaaatttatatggaaaaaaattgcaatggtAAACTTTATTTACTTCCAGATgatggaaatgaaaaaaattctgaaaaacTTACAAATTGGCCG tctgAATTGTGGCATTTTTTAATGGCAATATCACTTTGTCATTCTGTGCACGTTGCACCACCAATTCTTATGGATAGTATTGCTTTGAAACGTGCTGCATTTCGTGCCAGTTTTCGACAGCGTTCTATTACCAGAGTCAATAGTTCTCTACTCATGCATCCAGACCTTCCAGAATATCAA gCAGCATCAGCAGATGAAAAAGCTCTTGTTGAAGCCACAGCAAGATGTGgtgttattttaacaaataattctggtgaaaatattgaaatacaaGTTGGTGaagaaattatttcatttaccaGATTAGAAATGCTTGAATTTACTTCAG agaGAAAAAGAATGTCTGTGATACTTCAAGATGATGCAGGAGATGTATGGCTGTACACAAAAGGTGCTGACTCAGTAATGTTACCTCTGATAGCTGATGGTAAACTTGAAGAATCTAAAGCACATTTAgctgatttttcaaaaagagGACTTAGAACACTTGTTGttgcttttaaaaaattaaaaattcaagattatAATACGTTTAGTCGTTCTATTGAACATGTTAGACAAATTGTTGGACCTAATCGTTCAATTAATGTTTCAAAAGTTTATAAtactattgaaaataaattacatctaCTTGGAATAACAGCTGTTGAAGATCGTTTACAAGAAAATGTTGAAGAGACCCTAGAGTCACTTCGACAAGCTGGAATCAAg ACTTGGATTTTAACCGGAGATAAAGCTGAAACTGcagaaaatatatcattttcttgtggtcattttaaaaatggtaCTGAAATTCTTCGACTCATGAATATCACCACTCTTCAAATTTGCTACATAACTTTAACAAGTTTcga acgaaaattaaaattggaaTCTTACAAACAATATGGCTTGATGATTGATGGTACAAGTATGACAAttgcatataaaaattgtCCTGAATTACTTAGAATTGTTGCAATGACATGTGAATCAGTGGTTGGTTGTAGAATGTCTCCTCTTCAAAAATCTGAg cTTGTCCAATTAATCAAGTCATCAGAAAATAAACCATTAACAGCAGCAATTGGTGATGGTGGTAATGATGTATCAATGATTCAAGAGGCTCATGTTGGTATTGGAATAATGGGAAGAGAAGGAAGACAAGCAACAATGAGTGCTGATTTTGCTCTTGCTAAATTTATGCATCTTGAAAAAGCAATACTTGTTCATGGACATTGGTATTACATTAGAATAACAACTTTaacacattattttttttataaaaatattgtttttattacaccacaatttttatttggtttaaatagtattttttctacccag GCTCTTTAtacaagtgtttttttaatgggatttaatgttttattcaCGTCATTGCCTGTTCTAATGTTTGGCCTACTTGAGCAGGATTACAAATCAAATGAACTTCTTAGATATCCAAAACTTTATCAGCTAAATAAACGTAATTATTTGATGTCAACTTTTCACAGAATTTCATGGCTTTTTACAG cAATATGGCACACTTTTGTCATTTACTTTGGTACATATACTTTTTGGCTGATGAATCCAGTTAATTTAAACGATGGTAATGCTGCTggttattattgttacaacACCTGCATCTTTCATCTTATTGTCATTGTTACAAATATGgag ctaCTTGTTCGCAGTTCATTCTGGACAATTCCATTTTTGGctagtatatttttatcaatattgagtttttttatcGTCGCAATTTTCTATTCTTCTATTGACTT TCAACATGTAAAACACCATGATATGTATTGGGTTGCCAACAAGTTATTTTCTTCAGTATCATTTTGGCTATTGACAATTgtcattgtatttttatgtctAATTCCCGATATTATGATCATCATCTACAATAGATCTAGACctgtgaaattaaattatctagatcaaaaagatatattaattaaagacACATACAGTGAATGGAGTGTTCCATCAACCcag tcGAAATTTTGTCGTCTAACACCTTGGCGTAATCATTTCTGTTGGCGAAAATCAAGGTAG